The following DNA comes from Oncorhynchus mykiss isolate Arlee chromosome 16, USDA_OmykA_1.1, whole genome shotgun sequence.
GCACAGCTCTCCTATAAAACTGAAGTAGCTTACCCCGCATcattaaaaaatatgttttgatatCTAAGACATTGTAAGGTTTGTGTCATTCataactaaagttgccaaataactctaaatagGATCTGTTTCAAATTACACCCGACATAATATGTACACTCGCTCcagaatgggaaaaatatcctttctatatTCTTCTCACTATTAAACGATATAATATCAAATAATGGCACGGGACTTATAAGCATAGTTTGTCAGCCAAATGAACATGCCTACAGCCTATGACATGGTGCAttgccagataacatacagtaggccaactcatattctgaaatacattttcttcaaatcaTAATGTTTATTTAGACATgactaaaataaatcatggatttgtTGTGattgtatattcaattgatttattatacttttttaaatGAAGATGTTGCAATGGTGCATCAGCGGCTTGTGTGGAGGCCTGGTGATGCTAaatatgtttatgttaattaactgtCATTTATCATGAGACcggcagtcttttgcatgacaataaacGGCTGAAAAATTGTTGATACAGTTGTTGGTTACCCAGCTAGCTAATTTGAGCCATATTAGCATTGCTATGAAGTCAGTGAAAACACAAAACAAGACATGTTATCcaagaacaagatgaaactaGCTGAAACTAGTCACATACGATTCCCCACATTGCAGTTTCTTGCCGTTGTTGGTAgccatctggccatccagaatcacaacaactcACATACTTTTGCCCCGTTGAAGCGTGCGCATAGGTGTCGTGACGTTGTCAGCTAGCCCACCAATACCTTTTACACTTCCAGAATGAGTCTCCTCCTCTCTGTATGTCACATTTTAGAGGGACAGTCTGTTGAATATCTGTAGccagttatgatgcagggtgagAACAGCCTTGAGTGTGTCCAGAGTAGATGTGTAATGCTCACTAAGAGTAGCAGAGTGAAGTGTGTTCCATCTTGCCATGCCAGTGAGTAACTCGTTAGCCCACGTTAACGACTTCCTGTATACTAAAAAACTCTGATCCGTGCATCAATCAATCACAACACGGCCATTTCCGAGAAACAAGCCCTCGCACAGTTTCACTGTCACACCTTCAGTACTATGAATTATGTATACAAGGCTGCAGTGATGGTGCGTAACCAACTCCTATGGGGGTTGCCATCTgttacagatactgtacattgtgGATGGTAGTTAGCTGAAGCAAGCTTAGTGTCGCGCTATGAATGTCTGAGGCCGATGCTATTTGTCCGTATTGTAAGCCACTTGAATGATACTGCACTTATGCATTGAGGCTATATAATCTTGGCATGCATTTTTCCATGTTTAAAGGACTGCAATTGACCCCTAAAATAAAGCTTGTTTTATGGCTCTGAATGCACGTTCAGCATGCAGTCAAGGCTAAAGGCCACATTTCGGGTAGCTAGTGCTCTTAAATCGTATCCAGATTGACAGAAGGGTGAGGGTTATATGAGGGTTATATTCATAATAACTTATCTATCTAAATACACTTGGAGTAGCATTAGCTATGGGCTCCCGAGTgcagcagcggtctaaggcactgcatctcaatgctagaggcatcgctacagaccctggttagattccgggctgtatcacaaccggacgtgattaggagtcccatagggcagcgcacaattggcccggcgtcgtccgggtgagggtttggccggggtaggccgttattgtaaataagaatttgtttttaactgatttgcctagttaaataaaggtgacataaaaAAATAGCTACATTGTCAATAGGCAATGCAATCTAGGCAACTAGATAGAAACAAAAGTATAATTTCATATTCGAAAAATACAATATCAAGAGTGCTGATGGATCAACCAGTCAATCAAGAGCATGTTGGTTGATAATTTGTCACTAATGTCCTTTTCAACCCTTTGTTTATTTTTCTGGGGATGTAAAGACTTTGGGTGGTGCTAGGCCACAGGCCCCCGGAACCAAGATTCCCGCCAAAACCCCAGCTCCaggtatgtagctagctagcctgcAATGTGCAGCACAAAAAGCATTATTGACAAACCTCTGATTATGCCTAATGTATGCTGTTTTATTTTTGTGATACAGCAAGCGGCAAGAACAAAGGTAAATCGAAAAATGTATTCATTTTATTGAACCCATTAGTTCAATCAGGACTAGCCTTCAGTTGTTTCTTTGTACAATCTTTCACTGGCCTTGCAATAACTGTACATTTACAAAAAGGCTCACTGTACCCTTTCAATACTCTCTAAAGACAACACCAGTGGACAGAGCAGCCCTGGTACTCCCAAGTCTCCCTCCAGCAAGACTCTTCCCGGAAAGCCCTTGGCTGTGGCCACAAACCAGGTGAAAAAGGTTGCGGTGGTGCGCACCCCACCCAAGTCTCCTGGCTCTCTCAAGAGCCGCGCCCCTGCACCCCTCACCGCAGCGGCCCCCTTGCCGGACCTGAAGAACGTCAGGTCCAAGATCGGCTCCACAGACAACATCAAGCACCAGCCTGGAGGAGGAAGGGTAAGTTCGGGCTCTACTTGGTGTTACTACATGGCAATGTGCCTCACACAACCTTGATATTCCATTCCTCTCATCCACTGTCTCTTCATCTGCTTTAGTGTTTTACACAGTGATGGAAGCTCTCACTCCGATGACTAACTGTTGCGTGGCTAGTCGTTGTTGTTTTGAGAGATTTTTTTTCATCCGTCTCAGACAGCTCACTTGAATTAGTGTAGAGTCCTCTGCTTTGAATCCCTTGAAGGATAACAGTCTCTTCCCCTACCTCTGCACTTTTCCAGGTACAAATAATTGAAAAGAAGATCGACTTAAGCAATGTGCAGTCTAAGTGTGGCTCCAAAGACAATATCAAACATACACCCGGAGGTGGAAATGTGAGTAACTAAGGGATGAACTCAACACCTGAGTCTTGAGTCTCTCTACAGTTATGATCATCGAAGcaacctttaaaaaaaattggaaaTGTCCTACCCCATCTCATGTCATTCCTCATCACAAGCTTAATTATCATAGGTGCACAAACTCTACAATGTACTCCTTTAAAGGATTAAGTGAGTCAAAATGTCTGCCCTATGCTTTCATCCCTACAAGCGGTCAGATTCTCCCTTTCTTTTGGTATGGTCCTCATCTGCAGCCTCGCTGCATTTGACTACTCAAGGCTAATACTCCTTTTCCTTTACTTCTACTTTCAGGTCCAAATCCTCGAGAAGAAGTTGGACGTAAGCAATGTCCAGGCTCGTTGTGGATCCAAAGCCAACCTGAATCACACTCCTGGAGGAGGCAGGGTGAGTAACGAAACCTTATTCACAAACCTGATCGTTTCTGTTTCCATCACTGCCCCGTCTTTTTGACCCTGTGGGAATCATGATAAAAGAGAGGAGAATAGTGCAATAATCAAATATGCGAACATCTCCCAATAACAAGCAATACCCTGTAGTATCATTAGCAGGCAGCAGCTACTTAGGGGTCGATAAATATTTTATAACTCGTTAAAGGGCGTCATGAAAGCTTCTGTGGATACTTTATATTGACTATTAAAAGTGTTAATGAAGGACAACAttttttaacaattttatttgttgACAGGGACCATTATCTAGCGTGCACAATTTGGCACATAATGTTTTGATTTAATTTTCTGGTTGAAAAGACATTATAATAACCAGATTGCATCCAACTGGTTTCTGTTATAACCAGGTACAGTGTAAAGGTGTATTTCCCATGAGGTATTGATCTCATGAAAAATACATCTTGTTTGGTTGTTATCTGGTCAGATCACAAtcagaaaaatacatattttctggTTGCCGAACATTTGTTTAAACGTCCTTATACAACAAGTATACAACTTAAAGACATAATAAAATGTAAATTCAACCAGTTGTGCCCACTGGGTAGGTCATTCATGAGAACAGATTTCACTACCTCAGTCTTCCACTCCTGCAGCCTTGCTGCTTTGGATTACTCCAACATAATGGTCTCTTTCCTATCCCTCTATACCTTTATCTTTCAATgcaagcctactagaaagtgtgtgccccccAGGCGtagagggaagcaaaagtaattccgctacctaagaatagtaaagccccctttactggctcaaatagccgaccaatcagcctgttaccaacccttagtacattttttggggaaatTGTTTggccagatacaatgctattttacagtaaacaaattgacaacaaatGTTCAGCATGCTTATAGTGAAGGACATTCAACACGCACAGCACTTTCACAAAACGTATGCGTTATGGCTTTTCACtgcctgctatattgtggataaagagttacctgtctaacagaacacagttcTTTTAaaggaagcctctccaacataatccaggtagaatcaggaattacccagggcagctgtctaggcccattactttttaacatctttactaatgacatgccactggctttgagtaagtgTCACTAGTGCCACTggtgtctatgtatgcagatgacacaacactacatgtcagctactacagcgactgaaatgactgcaacacttaacaaagagttgcagttagtcCTCAAtttttctaaaactaaaagcattgtttttgagacaaatcattccctaaacctcaactaaatgtTGTAataaatgtggaaattgagcaagttgaggtgactacactgcttggagtaaccctggattgtatacttttatggtcaaaacatattgttACAATAGttgctaagatggggagaagtatgtcAAAAATAAAGCACTCCTCTACCTTAACAGCCCTATCACCAAGGCAGGTcctgcaggccctagttttgtcgcaactggactactgttcagtcgtgtggtcaggtgccacaaaaagggacttaagaaaattgcaattggttcCGAACAGGgtagcacggctggcccttggatgtacacagagagctaatattaataatatatttaactaggcaagtcagttaagaacaaattcttattttcaatgaccgcctaggaacagtgggtcaactgccttgttcaggggtagaacgacagatttttaccttggggatttgatcttgcaacctttcggttactatttcaacactctaaccacctgctgcccaatatgcatgtcaatctctcctggctcaaagtggaggagagattgacttcatcactacttgtatttatgagaagtattgacatgttgaactAATGgtgcacagctcggacacccatgcataccccataagacatgccacaagaggtctcttcacagtccccttgtccagaacagactttggGAGGCACacattactacatagagccatgattacatggaactctattccacatcaagtaactgatgcaagcagtaaaattagataaaaaaaacagatcaaaatccaccttatggaacagtggggactgtgaagcaacacaaacataggcacagacacatgcatacacagacgataacatacacactatacacgtacagatggattttgtactgtagatatgtggaaGTGGTGGAGttggggcctgagggcacacagtgtgttgtgacatctgtgaatgtattatgtttttaaaattgtataaactgccttcattttgctggacctctcgaagtgtagctgctgcctttgacataataaatacaaataaaaatacctTTGTACTTTTCCAGGTAGAAATACTTGATCAGAAGATCGACTTTAGTAATGTCCAGTCTAAGTGCCGCTCCAAAGACAATATCAAACATATACCTGGAGGTGGCAATGTGAGTAACTAAGGGATAAACTCAACACCTCCTGCATCTTGAGGCACTCTAGAGTTTTGATCATCGACGCAAACGTTGGTAAAAAAAAAGTTCCTGAAAAGTTCCTTTCCTTCTCTACTGGTCCCTTGTCATTACCTACAACCAGTCTAATGTATTTGTTTTATATGGAGTTCTGGTTTCGCCTCCTTTACCATGGTCCTCATACGCAGCCGTGCTGCTTTCTGATTGCTCAAGGATAACAGTCTCTTCCTACATCTGCATTTTTCCAGGTGCAAATACTAGAAAAGAAGGTGGACGTAAGCAATGTCCAGTCTCGCTGTGGCTCCAAAGATAATATCAAACATACACCCGGAGGAGGCAATGTGAGTAGGCCTTACTAAAGGGTCGAACCCACGGCTCCCTGCAGAAACCGCTTTTGCCAAAGCCCTTCCCTTTTCCAGTGGGATAATTTGCATCTGCACTAAGGAACTAGTCGAACACCTTTGCACGGAAATCCCTGCCTCGATTGTGTTAATCTGTCCCTATCTGTGTGACTACAACTCTCCCACTACTACAACTGTGAGATATTAATATGTTGCGTTAACAAGTGGTCATAAAGCCTCTATCAACTGTCATGAGCGTGTCATATGCTATACATAATTATAACAATAGATGTTGGTGAAATGGTCCAACACTTTTATTTTGCATGCAGTGGTACGCAACAGGGTTAGGTGtctattccatttcaattcagccAATTCTGGAAGCAAACGCAAATGTCAATATTCATCATTAAAATTTGAATTTCAGTTCACTCCCTGAATGTACCCCAACCCTAGCTAGCTGACCTAAATTGCTGTTTGTGTCAGGACCCTGTTACATCATATGGCATCAGCTGCAACCACCAAGGAAATGTTATGCAATGCTCATGACAACCTAAAGTAGGCTTAATGATGTTTCTCCCCACCCCCCTCTAGAGAATATGTGtacctgtgtttttctgtgtttgCCGATTTAAATAATGCCAAACTTTACCTTTAAACAAAATGCATGGAGTACCTGGACGGGTACTTAATAAGTGGGACCGAACTGATCAGCTGAGTTTTGTAGTATACTTTTTTTCCTAAAATGAAAAATACTTGCAAATGTCAAGCACACAAGCATCAAATGGGACAGAAGCCACCCTTAATGCCCATTAACAAAAGTGTGTCTGTCCTATGCTTCTGCTTGGAGTTGCCAGCCTATTGTAGTGAACAGCAAATACGTGACCTCATTCAAGCGAGACAAAGAGCTTTGTGTCGAGAGACACCAGCCGGGCCCTTCACTCCGGGCTGCATGTGATGAGGTCATCAGATCCAGAGCTTGGATTGTGAAACTTGACTTTTGAATCTAAAAGCAACTTTAACCCTTTTGGATATAAACTTGACCAAGTCAAATGGcaatgtactgtataatatatacatgtagcAATTCGAAATAACAGCAATGTCTAAATTTGAGATATCGCTACAAAGTTTGCATTCTAAATGAATGCCGGCATAGAATGTGAGAATACTTAATGAACTGAAAACACTATTTAAAGTATTCATTGAGTTTCAAATGATACAGTTAAATCAGCACGGGGATCTTGACTTTGAGTCAATCGGTATTGTCCAGTAATAGTGTGTATCTTGTTAACAGTGTTTTACTCTCCCCAACGACCACCTGAATTACACTAACAGGCCAATGCAGAGGGCAAGGTCCTATGTGGTTGCATGCATCACAAGATCAACATCACCAATACACATTTCTCCTTCACTTGGAGGAAACATTTCATGAAATGATATGTATcgatttttttctgttttttttgttttctatCCCTGCACAGGTTCAAATAGTCCACAAAAAGATTGACCTGAGCAATGTTAAATCAAAATGTGGTTCTACAGCCAACATCCACCACAAGCCAGGTAGGTCTTAAACGTAAAGGGACATTACACTACAAAATGAAAGTTTGTCATTTTTTTTCAAGACTTCAAGAGTAGTCTTTCCCTCCCCAGTGACGTGTCCAGAACATTTAGAATGGGATGGCCAAGGTGGGGGACAGACCCAGTTTAGGGGGTCCTTAAAATGTTAAACCTTAATTGATGCAaggtggattttttttcttcccaaATACAGCTATGGTGGTTCAACACGTTAACGCTTAGGTTTGGTGTCTTCGAAACTTCCATCGGTAGTTTTAGTTAAACGTTTTGCTTGCTCAATGAAAGATCTCTTTTTGaacatctcttttttttttatcctgaaaggTGAGTGTCATTTTAAAGCGGCGCTTGATTTCTGATTTCCCAAGTGCAATGCTTTGGGATGGACACCCAATAAGAGAAGACAAAAGATAATCTAAGATGGcggtatatacagtaccagtcaaaagtttggatacacgttcaagagtttttctttatttggactgttttccacattgtataataatagtgaagacatctacaCTATGAAATggcacttatggaatcatgtagtaaccaaaaaaagtgttaaacaaatacaatatattttagattcttaaaagtagccatcctttgcattaatgacagctttgcacactcttggcattctctcatccagcttcacctggaatgcttttccaacagtcttgaaggagttcccacaaatgctgagcacttgttggctgcttttccttcactctgcagtccaactcatcccaaaccatctcagttgggttgaggtcaggtgattggggaggccaagtcatctgatgcagcactccatcacgctccttcttggtcaaatagcccttacacagcctggaggtgtgtggggtcattgtcctgttgaaaacaaatgatagtcccactaagctcaaatgACATGGGATGTcgcatcgctgcagaatgctgtggtagacctgcttgttaagtgtgccttgaaattctaaataaatcactgacagtgtcaccagcaaagcacaccatcacacctcctccatgcttcacagtgggaaccacacatgcagagattatccgttcacctactatctcacaaagacagagcttagaaccaaaaatctcaactttggactcagaccaaaggacagatttccaccggtctaatgtccattgctcgtgtttcttggcccaagcaagtctttcttcttatcggtgtcctttagtaatggtttctttgcagcaattcggccatgaaggcctgattcacgcagtctccgttgaacagttgatgctgagatgtgtctattacttgaactctgtgaagcatttatttgggctgcaatcttgaggtgcagttaactctaacttaacctctgcagcagagttaactctgggtctttcttttcgtggcagtcctcatgagacagtttcatcatagcattgTAGTTTTGCAACTAC
Coding sequences within:
- the mapta gene encoding microtubule-associated protein tau isoform X14 translates to MDQHQDYMNNAPNTYSYNSGDTMSASLAGMTINDLHHQENGVQLGHRSPGEGPMKVEPEEATLEDRAAEPQSELSELESNTCDEEVQLSASGEEEVQPATGGTASTAQAKIENDNADKKTLGGARPQAPGTKIPAKTPAPASGKNKDNTSGQSSPGTPKSPSSKTLPGKPLAVATNQVKKVAVVRTPPKSPGSLKSRAPAPLTAAAPLPDLKNVRSKIGSTDNIKHQPGGGRVQIIEKKIDLSNVQSKCGSKDNIKHTPGGGNVQILEKKLDVSNVQARCGSKANLNHTPGGGRVQILEKKVDVSNVQSRCGSKDNIKHTPGGGNVQIVHKKIDLSNVKSKCGSTANIHHKPGGGNVEIKSEKLDFKVQSKIGSMDNIGHVAGGGQRRIESHKLTFRETAKARTDHGAEIISLEDDPLSHQLSTLSSSGSINMADSPQLSTLADQVSASLASQGL
- the mapta gene encoding microtubule-associated protein tau isoform X20, whose protein sequence is MDQHQDYMNNAPNTYSYNSGDTMSASLAGMTINDLHHQENGVQLGHRSPGEGPMKAQAKIENDNADKKTLGGARPQAPGTKIPAKTPAPASGKNKDNTSGQSSPGTPKSPSSKTLPGKPLAVATNQVKKVAVVRTPPKSPGSLKSRAPAPLTAAAPLPDLKNVRSKIGSTDNIKHQPGGGRVQIIEKKIDLSNVQSKCGSKDNIKHTPGGGNVQILEKKLDVSNVQARCGSKANLNHTPGGGRVQILEKKVDVSNVQSRCGSKDNIKHTPGGGNVQIVHKKIDLSNVKSKCGSTANIHHKPGGGNVEIKSEKLDFKVQSKIGSMDNIGHVAGGGQRRIESHKLTFRETAKARTDHGAEIISLEDDPLSHQLSTLSSSGSINMADSPQLSTLADQVSASLASQGL
- the mapta gene encoding microtubule-associated protein tau isoform X17; protein product: MDQHQDYMNNAPNTYSYNSGDTMSASLAGMTINDLHHQENGVQLGHRSPGEGPMKAQAKIENDNADKKTTKTATKARPTSGLKRPSPVNRTRNGPTSLPTRAGSVGARQSRTLGGARPQAPGTKIPAKTPAPASGKNKDNTSGQSSPGTPKSPSSKTLPGKPLAVATNQVKKVAVVRTPPKSPGSLKSRAPAPLTAAAPLPDLKNVRSKIGSTDNIKHQPGGGRVQIIEKKIDLSNVQSKCGSKDNIKHTPGGGNVQILEKKLDVSNVQARCGSKANLNHTPGGGRVQILEKKVDVSNVQSRCGSKDNIKHTPGGGNVQIVHKKIDLSNVKSKCGSTANIHHKPGGGNVEIKSEKLDFKVQSKIGSMDNIGHVAGGGQRRIESHKLTFRETAKARTDHGAEIISLEDDPLSHQLSTLSSSGSINMADSPQLSTLADQVSASLASQGL
- the mapta gene encoding microtubule-associated protein tau isoform X15, whose protein sequence is MDQHQDYMNNAPNTYSYNSGDTMSASLAGMTINDLHHQENGVQLGHRSPGEGPMKATGGTASTAQAKIENDNADKKTTKTATKARPTSGLKRPSPVNRTRNGPTSLPTRAGSVGARQSRTLGGARPQAPGTKIPAKTPAPASGKNKDNTSGQSSPGTPKSPSSKTLPGKPLAVATNQVKKVAVVRTPPKSPGSLKSRAPAPLTAAAPLPDLKNVRSKIGSTDNIKHQPGGGRVQIIEKKIDLSNVQSKCGSKDNIKHTPGGGNVQILEKKLDVSNVQARCGSKANLNHTPGGGRVQILEKKVDVSNVQSRCGSKDNIKHTPGGGNVQIVHKKIDLSNVKSKCGSTANIHHKPGGGNVEIKSEKLDFKVQSKIGSMDNIGHVAGGGQRRIESHKLTFRETAKARTDHGAEIISLEDDPLSHQLSTLSSSGSINMADSPQLSTLADQVSASLASQGL
- the mapta gene encoding microtubule-associated protein tau isoform X18 codes for the protein MSIPDFVEDPNTRDVVQSTKTTSELQKTPQSSPARKSLVPVAIYKAQAKIENDNADKKTTKTATKARPTSGLKRPSPVNRTRNGPTSLPTRAGSVGARQSRTLGGARPQAPGTKIPAKTPAPASGKNKDNTSGQSSPGTPKSPSSKTLPGKPLAVATNQVKKVAVVRTPPKSPGSLKSRAPAPLTAAAPLPDLKNVRSKIGSTDNIKHQPGGGRVQIIEKKIDLSNVQSKCGSKDNIKHTPGGGNVQILEKKLDVSNVQARCGSKANLNHTPGGGRVQILEKKVDVSNVQSRCGSKDNIKHTPGGGNVQIVHKKIDLSNVKSKCGSTANIHHKPGGGNVEIKSEKLDFKVQSKIGSMDNIGHVAGGGQRRIESHKLTFRETAKARTDHGAEIISLEDDPLSHQLSTLSSSGSINMADSPQLSTLADQVSASLASQGL
- the mapta gene encoding microtubule-associated protein tau isoform X19, with amino-acid sequence MDQHQDYMNNAPNTYSYNSGDTMSASLAGMTINDLHHQENGVQLGHRSPGEGPMKATGGTASTAQAKIENDNADKKTLGGARPQAPGTKIPAKTPAPASGKNKDNTSGQSSPGTPKSPSSKTLPGKPLAVATNQVKKVAVVRTPPKSPGSLKSRAPAPLTAAAPLPDLKNVRSKIGSTDNIKHQPGGGRVQIIEKKIDLSNVQSKCGSKDNIKHTPGGGNVQILEKKLDVSNVQARCGSKANLNHTPGGGRVQILEKKVDVSNVQSRCGSKDNIKHTPGGGNVQIVHKKIDLSNVKSKCGSTANIHHKPGGGNVEIKSEKLDFKVQSKIGSMDNIGHVAGGGQRRIESHKLTFRETAKARTDHGAEIISLEDDPLSHQLSTLSSSGSINMADSPQLSTLADQVSASLASQGL
- the mapta gene encoding microtubule-associated protein tau isoform X16, whose translation is MDQHQDYMNNAPNTYSYNSGDTMSASLAGMTINDLHHQENGVQLGHRSPGEGPMKVEPEEATLEDRAAEPQSELSELESNTCDEEVQLSASGEEEVQPAQAKIENDNADKKTLGGARPQAPGTKIPAKTPAPASGKNKDNTSGQSSPGTPKSPSSKTLPGKPLAVATNQVKKVAVVRTPPKSPGSLKSRAPAPLTAAAPLPDLKNVRSKIGSTDNIKHQPGGGRVQIIEKKIDLSNVQSKCGSKDNIKHTPGGGNVQILEKKLDVSNVQARCGSKANLNHTPGGGRVQILEKKVDVSNVQSRCGSKDNIKHTPGGGNVQIVHKKIDLSNVKSKCGSTANIHHKPGGGNVEIKSEKLDFKVQSKIGSMDNIGHVAGGGQRRIESHKLTFRETAKARTDHGAEIISLEDDPLSHQLSTLSSSGSINMADSPQLSTLADQVSASLASQGL